A portion of the Simkania negevensis Z genome contains these proteins:
- a CDS encoding zinc finger Ran-binding domain-containing protein, producing the protein MRKWLLLFGILITNCMFAEINIKQIENSNYETIQTRYIEISPGDLDLSSEGLYTFFNGDWMEVVSLHRTHRGYEVEIKALDHLEERGPVMDWKCPHCGYINTMFQKKCGNCGRRP; encoded by the coding sequence ATGAGAAAATGGCTTTTATTGTTCGGAATATTAATTACTAATTGTATGTTTGCTGAGATTAACATCAAGCAGATAGAAAACTCTAACTACGAAACAATACAAACAAGGTATATTGAGATCAGCCCTGGCGATTTAGATCTTTCATCAGAAGGTCTTTATACGTTTTTCAACGGTGACTGGATGGAAGTTGTATCGCTTCATAGAACACATCGCGGATATGAAGTGGAGATAAAAGCTTTGGATCATCTTGAGGAAAGAGGGCCTGTTATGGATTGGAAATGTCCTCATTGTGGTTATATCAATACCATGTTTCAAAAAAAATGTGGAAATTGTGGAAGAAGGCCATAA
- a CDS encoding ribonuclease Z, protein MSVRDLTILGCSSQQPTRLRNHGAYLLRWNQQGFLFDPGEGTQRQFIFADISPTCVNRIFVSHFHGDHCLGLGSMLMRLNLDKVEHPIHCYYPASGKVYFDRLRYGTIYHDHIRVIEHPIKENGIIHEDEGFTIEAAFLDHGVDNVGYRIKEADSIKFEKEKLKQLGIRGPIVKELETKGEVIIDGKTTRLEDVSWVRQGDIFTIVIDTKPCANAIKLAQGAKLFLCESTYLEEHRDLAMSHDHMTAKQAAEIAKEAGAQQLVLTHFSARYRDLAPFVEEAKGVFANVDVADDFKRFLFPK, encoded by the coding sequence ATGAGCGTCCGCGACCTCACTATTTTAGGGTGTTCTTCACAGCAACCTACGAGGTTACGTAACCATGGAGCTTACCTCCTTCGCTGGAATCAGCAAGGATTTTTATTTGATCCAGGTGAAGGGACTCAACGGCAGTTCATCTTTGCCGATATCTCTCCCACCTGTGTCAATCGGATCTTTGTTAGCCATTTTCATGGAGATCACTGCTTAGGTTTGGGCTCCATGCTCATGCGTCTGAACCTCGATAAAGTTGAGCACCCCATTCATTGTTACTATCCTGCAAGCGGCAAAGTCTACTTTGACCGTCTTCGGTATGGTACCATCTATCATGACCATATCCGAGTTATCGAACATCCAATCAAAGAGAATGGGATTATTCATGAAGATGAAGGCTTTACAATTGAAGCTGCCTTTTTGGATCATGGAGTCGACAATGTTGGTTACCGAATCAAAGAAGCAGATTCGATCAAGTTTGAAAAAGAGAAGCTCAAACAGCTAGGAATCCGCGGGCCCATTGTGAAAGAGCTTGAGACAAAAGGAGAAGTGATAATTGATGGAAAGACCACTCGGCTTGAAGATGTCAGTTGGGTACGACAAGGAGATATCTTTACAATTGTCATTGATACCAAACCCTGCGCAAACGCAATTAAGTTGGCTCAAGGAGCAAAACTTTTTCTCTGTGAAAGTACTTACTTAGAAGAACATCGAGATTTGGCGATGAGTCATGACCATATGACAGCCAAACAAGCTGCAGAAATAGCTAAAGAAGCTGGCGCACAGCAGCTCGTCTTGACCCACTTTTCAGCGCGCTACCGCGACTTAGCTCCCTTTGTCGAGGAAGCTAAAGGAGTTTTTGCAAACGTCGATGTCGCTGACGACTTCAAACGTTTTCTATTTCCTAAATAA
- the cdsZ gene encoding zinc ribbon domain regulatory protein CdsZ, whose protein sequence is MHQALKLLLDIQELDIKMIRLMRVKKQRQGELQQIEDLRIELEEQLKLKQEEIADLDKQINNLEEKIEKLSEKYKKLESQQSSIKKVEEFNALTQEMTAVEREKGTLEMQTSNILDKKVTEEEIYDKIKSSLEASAVNSQELENEIKLGIDKINEEGQQLKEQRLEAAKNADPEILKIYERLLRNKKDRVIVPIENRTCSGCHIALTLQHENLVRKGEALVFCEHCSRIHFWQESESIEGTTVATRRRRRRTVKA, encoded by the coding sequence ATGCATCAAGCGTTGAAGCTTTTACTCGACATCCAAGAATTAGACATTAAAATGATCCGGCTCATGCGTGTGAAAAAGCAACGCCAAGGTGAGCTTCAACAGATTGAAGATCTGCGGATTGAACTTGAAGAGCAACTCAAGTTAAAGCAAGAAGAAATTGCCGATCTCGATAAGCAAATCAACAATTTAGAAGAAAAGATTGAAAAGCTTTCAGAAAAGTACAAGAAACTTGAATCACAACAATCATCTATTAAGAAAGTTGAAGAATTCAACGCCTTAACACAAGAAATGACAGCTGTTGAGCGAGAAAAAGGGACTTTGGAAATGCAGACATCCAACATTCTCGACAAGAAAGTTACTGAAGAAGAGATCTACGATAAAATCAAGAGCAGCCTGGAAGCTTCTGCAGTGAACAGTCAAGAACTCGAAAACGAAATCAAGCTTGGCATTGACAAGATCAACGAAGAAGGACAACAACTTAAAGAGCAACGACTAGAAGCTGCTAAGAATGCCGACCCAGAAATACTAAAAATCTATGAGCGGCTACTTCGCAATAAAAAAGACCGCGTGATCGTTCCGATTGAAAACCGCACTTGCAGTGGCTGCCACATCGCCCTCACGCTTCAGCACGAAAACCTCGTGCGTAAAGGTGAAGCACTTGTTTTTTGTGAGCATTGCTCTCGTATCCACTTTTGGCAAGAAAGCGAATCGATCGAAGGCACTACAGTTGCCACACGTCGTCGTCGTCGCCGCACAGTTAAAGCCTAA
- the lon gene encoding endopeptidase La codes for MEDQPTDPSINLTDSLLDSDFEKLVGDKKKSEATPELPEELFILPLTRRPFFPGMAAPLVIEPGPFYEVLKIVAKSSHKMLGLFLTKEEEANIYDLSYDGLNQVGVMANILRIVPLEQGGAQVVLNMEQRIKLVKPVEKSKYLRAKVSYHQDKITQQQSKIIKAYSISIITTIKELLKLNPLFKEELQIFLGHSDFTEPGKLADFAVALTTAGRQELQDILEAFDVQSRIDKTLVLLKKELDLSKLQSSINQKIEATISKTQREFFLREQLKTIKKELGLEKDDKTSDTEKFKERLKNKVVPADVQKVIDEELEKLNVLEVQSAEYSVSRNYLDWLTIVPWGAFSDENHDLEKAEKVLDEDHYGLQDIKERILEFIGVGKLTKGLKGSIICFVGPPGVGKTSIGKSIARALNRKFFRFSVGGMRDEAEIKGHRRTYVGAMPGKMIQALKFSQTMNPVIMIDEVDKMGSSYQGDPASALLEVLDPEQNKDFLDHYLDVHCDLSNVLFIVTANVLDTIPGPLRDRMDILRLSGYIKEEKVQIAKKYLIPKNRKSHGLKANQIKFNTGAIQQIIEGYARESGVRNLENNLKKIIRKVAVEIVKGEQKKGRKKVKSVTITENNLEKYLGKPIFTSDRFFEKTPIGVCTGLAWTAMGGATLYIEAIENPAERSQMKLTGQAGDVMKESAQIAWSYAASEAKRYAPKKTFFEGKEVHVHIPEGATPKDGPSAGITMVTALLSLLMKTPVAKDLGMTGELTLTGKVLPIGGLKEKLIAAKRSKLKTLIFPKENRRDYDELPTYLKKGLKVHFVDTYDEVYRLAFPRRK; via the coding sequence ATGGAAGATCAGCCGACTGATCCCTCGATTAATTTGACTGATTCGCTCCTCGACTCAGATTTTGAAAAACTCGTTGGAGATAAAAAGAAATCAGAAGCCACTCCGGAACTTCCAGAGGAACTTTTTATCCTCCCCTTGACCCGTCGCCCCTTTTTCCCTGGAATGGCTGCGCCACTTGTGATTGAACCTGGACCTTTTTATGAAGTGCTAAAAATTGTTGCAAAATCGTCACATAAAATGCTTGGCTTGTTTCTGACCAAAGAAGAAGAAGCCAATATTTATGACCTTTCATACGATGGCCTCAACCAAGTTGGGGTTATGGCTAACATTTTGCGTATTGTTCCCTTAGAACAAGGGGGCGCGCAAGTTGTTTTGAATATGGAGCAGCGGATCAAGCTTGTAAAGCCGGTTGAAAAGTCGAAATATTTGCGAGCAAAGGTTTCCTATCATCAAGATAAAATCACTCAGCAGCAATCGAAGATCATTAAAGCTTACTCAATTAGCATTATCACCACAATTAAAGAACTGCTCAAACTCAATCCCCTCTTTAAAGAGGAGCTGCAAATCTTTTTAGGGCACTCAGACTTCACAGAACCTGGAAAACTGGCCGATTTTGCCGTTGCTCTCACAACAGCCGGACGGCAAGAGTTGCAAGATATTTTGGAAGCTTTTGATGTACAAAGTCGTATTGATAAAACTCTCGTTCTCCTGAAAAAAGAACTCGATCTCAGTAAACTCCAAAGCAGTATCAATCAAAAGATTGAAGCGACCATTTCAAAGACGCAACGAGAGTTTTTCTTAAGGGAGCAGCTGAAGACAATCAAGAAAGAACTTGGACTAGAGAAAGATGACAAGACCTCTGATACCGAAAAGTTCAAAGAGCGCCTCAAAAATAAAGTTGTTCCCGCAGATGTTCAAAAAGTGATCGATGAAGAGCTAGAAAAGCTCAACGTCCTTGAAGTCCAATCAGCTGAATACTCTGTTTCTCGGAACTATCTCGACTGGCTCACTATTGTTCCATGGGGAGCTTTCAGTGATGAAAATCATGACCTCGAAAAAGCTGAAAAAGTTTTAGATGAAGACCATTATGGGTTGCAAGATATCAAAGAGCGCATCTTAGAGTTCATTGGGGTCGGTAAGCTGACAAAGGGACTCAAAGGAAGCATCATCTGCTTTGTCGGACCTCCTGGCGTTGGGAAAACGAGTATTGGAAAAAGTATTGCTCGGGCCCTAAACCGTAAGTTCTTCCGCTTTTCAGTTGGGGGAATGCGAGATGAGGCTGAAATCAAAGGGCACCGACGGACTTATGTTGGGGCAATGCCTGGAAAAATGATCCAAGCCCTTAAGTTTTCTCAAACAATGAACCCTGTCATCATGATTGACGAAGTCGATAAAATGGGCAGCAGCTATCAAGGGGACCCTGCTTCGGCTCTTCTCGAGGTCCTAGATCCTGAGCAAAACAAAGACTTTCTCGATCACTATCTCGATGTCCATTGTGACTTGTCGAATGTTCTTTTCATCGTGACAGCTAACGTTTTAGATACCATTCCAGGTCCCTTGCGTGACCGGATGGATATCTTGCGCCTATCAGGTTACATCAAAGAAGAAAAGGTTCAAATTGCGAAGAAGTACCTCATTCCGAAAAATCGTAAGTCACACGGGCTTAAGGCAAATCAAATCAAATTCAATACCGGTGCTATTCAACAAATTATCGAAGGATATGCACGTGAGTCTGGAGTCCGGAACCTCGAGAATAATTTGAAAAAGATCATCCGAAAAGTCGCCGTTGAGATTGTGAAAGGTGAACAGAAAAAGGGACGGAAAAAAGTTAAAAGTGTCACGATCACTGAAAATAATCTCGAAAAATATCTTGGAAAGCCGATTTTCACTTCGGACCGTTTCTTCGAAAAGACTCCGATTGGAGTTTGCACAGGACTTGCTTGGACAGCCATGGGAGGAGCGACTCTCTACATCGAAGCTATAGAAAATCCGGCCGAGAGATCCCAAATGAAGCTAACGGGGCAAGCTGGCGATGTGATGAAAGAATCGGCTCAAATTGCTTGGAGCTATGCTGCAAGCGAAGCCAAGCGGTATGCTCCTAAAAAAACCTTTTTTGAAGGAAAAGAGGTCCATGTCCATATTCCAGAAGGAGCAACCCCTAAAGATGGCCCTTCTGCAGGGATCACCATGGTAACAGCGCTCTTATCTCTTCTCATGAAAACTCCTGTGGCTAAGGATTTAGGGATGACGGGTGAGCTCACCCTAACTGGCAAAGTCCTCCCGATTGGAGGGCTGAAAGAAAAGCTCATTGCTGCTAAGCGCTCCAAGCTCAAAACCCTGATTTTTCCTAAGGAAAACCGGCGCGATTACGATGAATTACCCACCTACCTGAAAAAAGGGTTGAAAGTCCACTTTGTCGACACGTATGATGAGGTATATCGTCTAGCGTTCCCTAGGAGAAAATGA
- a CDS encoding rhomboid family intramembrane serine protease, whose product MKKHQTGVGFYNIILEWPKKSKDIDAPMFIKLRQGEVWRLITPCLLHGGFLHILFNMLWLWLLGRQIEERIKLWQYLLITLIIGIVSNAAQYLMSGPLFIGYSGIITGLAGFIWMRQRQAPWEGYPLNRGTLIFLMVFIFGMLALQVISFILMRTGAVEFPMNIANTAHITGAIVGALLGRIPFFARGKL is encoded by the coding sequence TTGAAGAAACACCAAACTGGGGTAGGATTTTACAACATCATTTTAGAGTGGCCTAAAAAGAGTAAAGATATCGATGCCCCTATGTTTATCAAATTGCGTCAAGGAGAAGTCTGGCGACTCATCACTCCCTGCCTCTTACACGGTGGGTTTTTACACATCTTATTCAATATGCTTTGGCTTTGGCTTCTTGGACGTCAAATTGAAGAACGGATCAAACTTTGGCAGTACCTTTTGATCACCCTCATCATCGGGATTGTTTCGAATGCTGCTCAATATCTCATGAGCGGCCCTCTCTTCATTGGATATTCTGGAATCATCACAGGTCTCGCAGGATTCATTTGGATGAGGCAGCGACAGGCCCCCTGGGAAGGCTATCCACTCAATCGAGGAACTTTAATCTTCCTGATGGTCTTCATTTTTGGTATGCTTGCTTTGCAAGTGATTTCATTTATCTTAATGCGAACAGGAGCCGTCGAGTTTCCCATGAATATTGCCAATACAGCCCACATTACTGGAGCGATTGTAGGAGCGCTACTTGGTCGCATTCCGTTTTTCGCTCGAGGTAAGCTATGA
- a CDS encoding ABC-F family ATP-binding cassette domain-containing protein, with the protein MMIVLDKISKKIGTRVLFDDVCAAFNPGHRYGLTGPNGAGKSTLLKIMMKVEDSTSGTVTLPKKVGFLRQNIEEFKDNKVLDVVIIGNERLWKAMVERDMLYEKEMTDEIGMRLGELEEIIADEDGYSADSNAEMLLCGMGIPVEMHEKIMHEIPTDLQFRVLLCQALFGEPEALLLDEPTNHMDLESIGWLESFLLNYNGTLIVVSHDRHFLNAVTTDIADIDYDTIITYPGNYDDMLVAKTSVRDRAEQENKSKEKKIAQLKEFVSKFGAGTRASQVRSRVKEINRLQPQELKKSNIQRPYIRFTPPEKPSGKIVLKVDGISKAYDDNVVINDFSIEIMRGDKIAVIGNNGMGKTTLLKMLAGVLDPEAGKIERGHQVELGYFPQNHSEAIDKSEKITSFDWLKKHKAKAYDQDIRGALGKMLFGGDDAFKEISKLSGGETARLIFSALMLNDYNTLILDEPNNHLDLESVSALAWGLDEFKGTVIMASHDRDLINEVANKIIAIEKRGIVTFDGTLDEYLAARV; encoded by the coding sequence ATTATGATTGTACTCGATAAAATTTCAAAAAAGATCGGCACACGCGTTTTATTTGATGATGTTTGTGCAGCCTTCAACCCTGGTCACCGTTATGGTTTAACCGGTCCGAACGGAGCGGGAAAATCGACTCTTCTCAAAATCATGATGAAAGTTGAAGACTCTACTTCTGGAACGGTTACCCTTCCGAAAAAAGTTGGTTTCTTACGTCAAAATATCGAAGAGTTTAAAGACAACAAGGTTTTAGATGTTGTCATCATTGGAAACGAGCGCCTCTGGAAAGCAATGGTCGAGCGTGACATGCTTTACGAAAAAGAAATGACCGACGAAATCGGCATGCGCCTTGGAGAGCTCGAAGAAATCATTGCCGACGAAGATGGGTACAGCGCCGACTCGAATGCTGAAATGCTTCTTTGTGGGATGGGAATTCCCGTAGAAATGCATGAAAAAATAATGCATGAAATTCCGACCGATCTTCAATTCCGCGTTCTCTTATGCCAAGCCCTTTTTGGAGAACCTGAAGCCCTCCTCCTCGATGAACCGACTAACCACATGGATCTCGAGTCGATCGGATGGCTTGAAAGCTTCCTCCTAAACTACAATGGAACACTCATCGTTGTCAGTCACGATCGCCACTTCCTCAATGCCGTGACAACAGACATCGCTGACATTGACTACGATACGATCATCACGTATCCCGGTAACTATGATGACATGCTAGTTGCTAAAACTTCAGTCCGTGATCGAGCCGAACAAGAAAACAAATCAAAAGAAAAAAAGATCGCTCAACTCAAAGAGTTTGTCTCTAAATTTGGCGCCGGAACCCGTGCATCTCAAGTGCGTTCTCGAGTCAAAGAAATCAACCGACTTCAACCACAAGAGCTCAAAAAGTCAAACATCCAACGCCCCTATATCCGCTTCACTCCCCCAGAAAAACCTTCTGGAAAAATCGTCTTAAAAGTCGATGGAATTAGTAAGGCCTATGATGACAATGTAGTCATCAATGACTTTTCTATTGAAATCATGCGTGGGGACAAAATTGCCGTTATTGGAAATAACGGGATGGGAAAAACAACTCTGCTGAAAATGCTGGCAGGAGTTTTAGACCCTGAGGCAGGAAAAATTGAACGAGGCCATCAAGTTGAGCTTGGTTATTTTCCCCAAAACCACTCTGAGGCAATTGACAAATCAGAAAAAATCACGTCGTTCGATTGGCTGAAAAAGCATAAAGCCAAAGCTTACGATCAAGATATTCGGGGAGCCCTTGGAAAAATGCTCTTTGGGGGAGATGATGCCTTCAAAGAAATTTCCAAACTCTCTGGTGGAGAAACCGCTCGCCTGATTTTCTCTGCCCTCATGCTGAACGATTACAACACTTTAATCCTCGATGAACCGAACAACCATCTTGACCTCGAATCGGTGTCAGCACTGGCATGGGGACTCGATGAGTTCAAAGGGACAGTGATCATGGCCTCTCACGACCGCGACCTGATTAATGAAGTGGCCAATAAAATCATCGCTATCGAAAAACGGGGCATAGTCACCTTCGATGGCACACTTGATGAGTACTTAGCGGCCCGTGTTTAG
- a CDS encoding TrmH family RNA methyltransferase → MFSKRKFLSLSYRQQHKKAAEILRTFHENSDPIHLSRYRELESWLNLSPLEISFSSIADRYHLHLKEASVSLKEHNLLIRRFDTLSDIDYLPIAIYLENLRSGHNVGSILRTVEAFRLGTVHFSPMTPGIDNKKVADAAMGVASFVPHKANSSLEDLPRPLIALETVENAPSYYDFEFPKTFSLLLGNEEYGLNSETVKEADIILQIPLLGSKNSLNVSCAFAILAGEIRKQWTLPHHLASDSKALRLP, encoded by the coding sequence GTGTTTAGTAAGCGGAAGTTTCTTTCTCTTTCTTATCGGCAACAGCATAAAAAAGCTGCAGAGATTCTTCGCACTTTCCACGAAAATAGCGATCCCATTCACCTTTCAAGGTACCGCGAGCTTGAGTCCTGGCTCAACCTCTCTCCTCTTGAGATTTCTTTTTCTTCGATTGCAGACCGTTACCACCTTCACCTCAAAGAAGCTTCTGTTTCTCTCAAAGAGCATAACCTTCTCATTCGTCGGTTCGACACTCTCTCAGACATCGATTACCTTCCTATAGCCATTTACCTTGAAAATCTCCGCTCTGGACACAACGTCGGCAGCATCTTGCGCACAGTCGAAGCCTTTCGCCTAGGCACTGTCCATTTCTCTCCTATGACTCCAGGAATTGACAACAAAAAAGTGGCGGATGCCGCAATGGGTGTTGCCTCCTTCGTCCCTCACAAAGCAAACTCAAGCCTGGAAGATCTTCCCCGTCCACTCATCGCCCTTGAAACTGTTGAAAATGCCCCTTCTTACTATGACTTTGAATTTCCCAAGACGTTTTCTCTTCTTTTAGGAAATGAAGAATACGGTCTGAATTCCGAAACGGTTAAAGAGGCCGATATCATACTTCAGATCCCCCTTCTTGGGAGTAAAAACTCCCTCAATGTTAGCTGTGCGTTTGCGATTCTGGCGGGAGAGATTCGCAAGCAATGGACTCTTCCACACCATTTAGCATCTGATAGCAAAGCTCTTCGATTGCCTTAA
- the rpsU gene encoding 30S ribosomal protein S21: MPNVKVRTGESIDKALRALKKKLDKEGIMKAAKAHRFYDKPSVKKRAKSKAALKYRIKKGR; this comes from the coding sequence ATGCCAAACGTTAAGGTTCGTACAGGTGAGTCGATTGATAAAGCCCTTCGAGCTCTCAAGAAAAAACTTGATAAGGAAGGAATCATGAAAGCAGCGAAAGCTCACCGTTTCTATGACAAACCTTCTGTAAAAAAACGTGCTAAATCTAAAGCGGCTCTCAAATACCGCATAAAAAAAGGCCGTTAA
- the dnaJ gene encoding molecular chaperone DnaJ, with protein MTDYYQVLGVPREATADEIKKAYRKLAVKYHPDKNPGDSSAEKKFKEVSEAYEVLSDDNKRRMYDQYGSDALSGAAGMGRGGHGFASMEEALRTFMGAFGGGGGGDSVFDSFFGQEFGGGTEMARQGVSKKAQLTVSFEEAASGVEKEIVVTKYVQCGQCNGSGARTPQDIKTCSSCHGSGYMHQTRGFFSMSSTCPHCHGSGKMISVPCNDCQGIGKVKKKDRIKVPIPAGIDDGMRLKMTGHGDAGEAGGPPGDLYVYIRVKPHDIFTRDGDDLILSLPVTITEATLGCKKEIPRLLSKKPVRLTVPEGTQSGKVLRVKNEGLSNVHGRGKGDLLIHIQVETPVNLSNKQKNLLEEFQKTENPDNSPQRKSFLDKLKVFF; from the coding sequence ATGACGGATTATTACCAAGTGCTTGGCGTTCCTCGAGAAGCCACTGCTGACGAAATCAAAAAAGCTTACCGCAAACTGGCGGTGAAGTACCACCCAGATAAAAATCCTGGTGATTCCTCTGCTGAAAAGAAATTCAAAGAAGTTTCTGAAGCTTATGAAGTTCTCAGCGATGACAACAAGCGGCGAATGTATGATCAGTATGGATCAGATGCTCTAAGCGGCGCTGCTGGAATGGGCAGAGGTGGCCATGGCTTCGCTTCGATGGAAGAAGCTTTACGCACATTTATGGGTGCATTTGGTGGTGGCGGCGGCGGAGACTCGGTCTTTGATTCGTTTTTTGGTCAAGAATTTGGCGGTGGCACAGAAATGGCACGTCAAGGCGTGAGCAAAAAAGCTCAGCTTACAGTTTCATTCGAAGAAGCTGCAAGCGGCGTCGAAAAAGAAATTGTCGTCACAAAGTACGTCCAATGTGGTCAATGTAATGGCTCGGGAGCACGGACTCCGCAAGACATTAAGACTTGCTCCAGCTGCCACGGAAGTGGTTACATGCATCAAACACGGGGCTTTTTTAGCATGTCGAGCACATGCCCTCATTGTCATGGTTCAGGAAAAATGATTTCTGTTCCCTGCAATGATTGCCAAGGCATTGGAAAAGTGAAAAAGAAAGATCGAATTAAAGTGCCCATTCCTGCTGGAATTGACGATGGGATGCGCCTCAAAATGACAGGACACGGCGATGCCGGTGAAGCGGGCGGACCTCCAGGGGACCTCTACGTTTACATCCGTGTGAAACCGCACGATATCTTCACCCGTGATGGTGATGATCTCATTCTCTCGCTTCCTGTCACGATTACTGAAGCGACTTTGGGATGCAAAAAAGAAATCCCACGCCTTCTTTCCAAAAAACCTGTCCGCCTGACAGTTCCTGAAGGAACACAAAGTGGAAAAGTTTTGCGGGTAAAAAATGAAGGCCTTTCTAACGTCCACGGACGCGGAAAAGGAGACCTTCTCATCCATATTCAGGTGGAAACGCCTGTCAACCTCTCTAACAAGCAAAAAAACCTGCTCGAAGAGTTTCAAAAAACAGAAAACCCTGACAACTCACCACAACGAAAATCGTTTTTAGATAAATTGAAGGTTTTTTTTTAG
- a CDS encoding rhomboid family protein: MRLLGRVKGEKEAFTFHAFLQKEGIGGSFEPAEAEDTFNIWIMNEDEVEQARHWFEEFKKNPEDSRFDVKVHPIDREGIAKGSDTKPKGIAVPRLQRPRPAHAPMTRIIILICALLYFWNGYQLAGLAKEKSGARFFNLTPLFINLCYDVPATFPLLVKYFQEHPLENPKGLENLEKNDPEYKMIEETPNWGRILQHHFRVA, encoded by the coding sequence ATGCGTCTTTTAGGTCGGGTCAAAGGTGAAAAAGAGGCGTTCACTTTTCATGCCTTTTTACAAAAAGAAGGGATTGGTGGATCATTTGAACCTGCCGAGGCAGAAGATACCTTTAACATCTGGATTATGAATGAAGATGAAGTTGAGCAGGCGCGGCATTGGTTCGAAGAGTTCAAAAAGAATCCAGAAGATTCTCGGTTTGATGTGAAAGTGCACCCAATCGATCGAGAGGGGATTGCAAAAGGCTCCGACACCAAGCCAAAGGGGATAGCTGTCCCCCGTCTTCAGCGTCCTCGTCCAGCGCACGCGCCCATGACCCGGATTATTATTCTCATCTGCGCTCTTCTCTACTTTTGGAATGGATATCAACTTGCAGGTCTAGCCAAGGAAAAATCTGGAGCACGTTTTTTTAATCTGACTCCACTTTTCATCAATCTCTGTTACGATGTTCCCGCAACATTTCCGCTGCTTGTGAAATATTTTCAGGAGCATCCGCTCGAAAATCCTAAAGGTCTCGAGAATTTAGAGAAAAACGATCCTGAATACAAAATGATTGAAGAAACACCAAACTGGGGTAGGATTTTACAACATCATTTTAGAGTGGCCTAA
- the tsaB gene encoding tRNA (adenosine(37)-N6)-threonylcarbamoyltransferase complex dimerization subunit type 1 TsaB has translation MIETSGDKNFVLLSNGNKLTQEALPTREQRDHLLPAIDRLLENSELELSDLDFIAVGNGPGSFTGTRIGVLTAKTLSFAKKLPLIPFCSFLAFMPLEKVPFFLLVDAKSHGYYVYDGEKVQLQKKDSTEIPTNIPLYSPHPTLMHVETKKADLNLPFLLNHLEQAFAAGEVSFHDTVKVSYLVYQ, from the coding sequence GTGATTGAAACAAGCGGCGATAAAAATTTCGTCCTCCTTTCAAACGGAAACAAGCTGACGCAAGAGGCTCTTCCTACCCGTGAGCAACGGGATCATCTTTTGCCTGCCATTGACCGTTTACTTGAAAACTCTGAGCTCGAATTAAGTGATTTAGACTTTATTGCTGTTGGCAACGGGCCTGGATCTTTTACTGGAACGCGGATTGGAGTGCTCACAGCAAAGACCTTAAGCTTTGCCAAGAAGCTCCCCTTGATCCCCTTTTGTAGCTTTCTAGCATTCATGCCCCTCGAAAAGGTCCCTTTTTTTCTTCTTGTCGATGCAAAGTCCCATGGCTACTATGTATATGATGGAGAAAAGGTCCAATTGCAAAAAAAGGACTCTACAGAAATCCCAACAAACATCCCACTCTATTCCCCTCATCCTACTCTAATGCATGTTGAGACTAAAAAAGCTGACCTCAACCTCCCCTTTCTTCTAAATCACTTAGAGCAAGCCTTTGCAGCTGGAGAGGTCTCTTTTCATGACACAGTGAAGGTTTCTTACCTTGTATATCAATAA
- a CDS encoding adenylyltransferase/cytidyltransferase family protein translates to MMNAKQVPPEKLAETVAAIRKSGRTIATLNGSFDLLHAGHLKIIHEAKKQADCLIMALNTDRSIKEYKSPDRPLITLKHRLEMVAALEAVDYVTWFDETDPCKLLSVIQPDVHVNGSEYGKDCIEADTVRKYGGKIHIVSLVPGLSTSQIIDKIKSLT, encoded by the coding sequence ATGATGAATGCAAAGCAAGTCCCACCCGAAAAGCTCGCTGAGACAGTTGCAGCCATTCGGAAAAGCGGTCGCACCATCGCTACTCTCAATGGGTCGTTTGACTTGCTGCACGCAGGACATTTGAAAATCATTCATGAGGCCAAAAAGCAAGCTGACTGCCTCATCATGGCACTCAATACTGACCGTTCCATCAAAGAATACAAAAGCCCTGATCGCCCCCTAATTACCCTCAAGCATCGTCTTGAAATGGTTGCAGCTCTTGAAGCTGTGGATTATGTGACTTGGTTTGATGAAACAGATCCTTGTAAACTCCTCAGCGTGATCCAGCCAGATGTTCACGTCAATGGTTCCGAGTATGGGAAAGATTGTATTGAAGCCGATACCGTTCGCAAGTATGGTGGAAAAATTCATATTGTTTCTCTTGTTCCAGGTCTTTCAACCTCACAGATTATCGATAAAATTAAATCTTTGACCTAG